Proteins co-encoded in one Ooceraea biroi isolate clonal line C1 chromosome 9, Obir_v5.4, whole genome shotgun sequence genomic window:
- the LOC113562645 gene encoding mucin-20-like — protein MCRVRVHSGFDFRLVRAHTDTTHVRHPFHTVSPIRGRGRSTSQTRSRKVCFTMPSAAERTANGKNDSEHSEFAAAVANTTNSDSENEHSDFATTVASTANGDSDNEHSDFATTVASTANGDSDNEHQYFAAAVASTANGDSDNEHPDFAAAVASTANGDSENEHSDFATTVASTANSDSDNEHPDFAAAVASTANGDSDHEHPVFAAAVANTTNGDSDHEHPGFAAEDVSTTNDDSEHEHPGFVTAVVSTTNDDSDHEHPGFAAAVVSMANGESDSEHPEFAGTSTVNGDSDHGHPGFAPAITKTANGGENGERQSGKHPDEGETKEFRNSGVRTFYAKRRAARRKKVAAQPPPPTPKYVAVQQAAVRYVDAPPPARATYVALQAAGLPAAPVEVVAAQQQPAQATYIAVQAAGASGGTSGGRGCAATIKICATFVIFL, from the exons ATGTGTCGTGTCCGTGTGCACTCGGGTTTCGACTTTCGATTGGTCCGAGCGCACACGGACACGACACATGTGCGTCATCCCTTCCACACAGTGTCGCCAATTCGTGGCCGCGGCCGCTCAACATCGCAGACTCGCAGTCGGAAAGTGTGCTTCACCATG CCCTCTGCTGCCGAACGCACGGCGAACGGCAAGAACGACAGTGAGCATTCAGAGTTCGCTGCCGCCGTCGCCAACACAACGAACAGCGACAGCGAAAACGAGCACTCAGATTTCGCCACCACCGTCGCCAGCACGGCAAACGGCGACAGCGACAACGAGCACTCAGATTTCGCCACCACCGTCGCCAGCACGGCAAACGGCGACAGCGACAATGAGCACCAATAtttcgccgccgccgtcgccagCACGGCAAACGGCGATAGCGACAACGAGCACCCAGATTTCGCTGCCGCCGTCGCCAGTACGGCAAACGGCGACAGCGAAAACGAGCACTCAGATTTCGCCACCACCGTCGCCAGTACGGCAAACAGCGACAGCGACAACGAGCACCCAGAtttcgccgccgccgtcgccagCACGGCAAACGGCGACAGCGACCACGAGCACCCAGTtttcgccgccgccgtcgccaaCACAACGAACGGTGACAGCGACCACGAGCACCCAGGTTTCGCCGCCGAGGACGTCAGCACAACGAACGATGACAGCGAACACGAGCACCCAGGTTTCGTCACCGCCGTCGTCAGCACAACGAACGATGACAGCGACCACGAGCACCCAGGtttcgccgccgccgtcgtcagCATGGCGAACGGCGAGAGTGACAGCGAACATCCAGAGTTCGCCGGCACGAGCACGGTGAACGGCGATAGCGACCATGGGCACCCAGGTTTCGCCCCCGCCATCACAAAGACAGCAAACGGCGGAGAGAACGGAGAGAGGCAGAGCGGAAAGCACCCAGATGAGGGAGAGACAAAAGAAT TCAGAAATAGTGGTGTA CGTACTTTTTATGCAAAGCGGCGTGCCGCGCGGCGCAAGAAAGTTGCTGCGCAGCCCCCTCCACCAACACCGAAATATGTGGCTGTGCAACAGGCGGCAGTGAGGTACGTGGACGCGCCACCACCGGCACGAGCAACCTACGTGGCTCTTCAGGCAGCGGGGCTTCCGGCGGCACCAGTGGAGGTCGTGGCAGCGCAGCAACAACCGGCACAAGCAACCTATATAGCCGTTCAGGCAGCGGGGGCCTCCGGCGGCACCAGTGGAGGTCGTGGCTGCGCAGCAACGATCAAAATATGTGctacttttgtaatatttttataa